Within the Amaranthus tricolor cultivar Red isolate AtriRed21 chromosome 15, ASM2621246v1, whole genome shotgun sequence genome, the region TATTATGGATGTTTGGCAAATTAGCTTATTGagaaattttagcttattttgatgtaAATAGCGGGTTGGGTGGTCAAACCAACTAATGCTAGCTAGTATTTGGTGAACtagctggttgaaacaacttattgatatgaataagctgtttttgaacaagctgctcataGCAGCGGGTTTAAAAATCAActggtcaaaccagttaataaaatcaactgGTCACATTAGCCACTATAATCAACTAGTCAAATTAGCCACTATAATCAGCTATCAACTTCCAGCTATCAGCCGTTTGGCAAACACCCTCAacgttataattgaaaaatcaattttaactaTTTATTACTTATATATAATTAAGAAGAAGCTTATAAAAAGGGGTGCCCTTCGTTTCAACAAGTTTTTCCTCTTCAGTTGGAACTCTATAAAAACAGGCCATTAGGTAAAATTGTACAAGTTAGTTAACCACTTATTTCAGCTAATTAAATGCATAATTACATACATTGATATTTTGATATGTATGATATTatgaattaaatgaaatgaTTGAAATAGTTAACTACTTACTTAAGAAAATCCTCCTCCTAATAAAGAagcaaataaattataattttcatttggaCCCAATTTGAGAACTTGATGTAATGTGCTGTAATGAATGACACTACATGGCCTCATCATGTAAGTTATTCATATTCCAACATTTTGCTTTcgtttgagctaatttttttagaaaatacaCCCttccttttttaaaatttgaccaATTTgaacaaaacaattaaaaactaaaaaaaatcaaaggggACAAACTTAAAGTAGcctaataatatatttacattTTATGGGAGAAAAAATTATTCTGAATGATTTCACTTATTGTCCATTTGATGtgaataattactattattgattatttttaaataatccaacatttgtaCATTATAAGCCGACAACACTTGTTGTCGCATTTAAACCAATTACTGTAGGTACCTACTAGCCGTTAAATTCACTTATTCTTCCTTATACTTCTTCGTTAGTCTACCTATACTTTCATCTGTATAATACGAATTTAATTctcaacattttaaaaaatcagtTCACTCACCACCCCTCTAAAAATTATCCTTaacccaaattttttttaagaaatatcTCAAAGTAGTCACACAAACCAAACTTACACACCTAAAAAAACTCATTTTATATACTCCTTATACACCTCAAAAGAACACCACCACATTCCACTATCAAAAATACTCTCCACTATCAATAAACCATGTCAAAACCTCTCTTCAATCTCTTCCTCTTATTCTCAATCCTCTCTTCAACAAAAGCTAATCACCACCACCCACCACCCAAAACACCCTCAAATTTCATATACTCATCTTGTCTTACCACCCAATACCCTCCTCTATGCTACCACAGCCTCTCCTCCTTTGATACCAAAATTGGCCAAAGCCACCGTCAACTAGCACTAACAGCTCTAGCTATTAGCTTATCTAAAGCAAGATCAACTTCTAAATTCATctctcaaattaaaaaaattaaaggaatcACTCAAAATGAGCTTAAGGGTATTAAAGATTGTATTGATACAATGAATAATAGTGTTGATCAACTTGAACAATCATTTGAAGAGTTGGCTAATATTGGGCATACTAATGGGGATGATTTTATGTGGCATATGAGTAATGTGCAAACTTGGGTTAGTGCTGCTTTAACTGATCAAAGTACTTGTTTTGATGGGTTAAATGATGGATTAATGCATTCAAATGGTGCTAAAATTAAGAGTTCTGTTCAAATTAGAGTTAATAGTGTTGCTCAAGTTACTAGTAATGCTTTAGCTTTGGTTAATCGTTATGTTACAAGATATAATAATGGTCATGCACATCGTGGCAAGAATCATCCTTAAGTAAAATTTGTAACATTGTACATGTTGTTTTGTTTCGACTTAATTTGTTCTATGGTGTTATATGAATTAGTAATgtgataattaaatttgaaagaAGACTGCTAGTCTATAAGAATGAATTAATACGTATGTGTATGTGTTTTTTGGGCGTTATATTTGATAGAATAAATTgaacataaattatttttaaacaattttcaTTCTATCTATATTAATTAATGTTGTGAGCTAGCTATAAAGTATATGTATAAACAAATTAAGGTTTAGTGACATAGCTAAGTTGTGATCAAATGCTGTTTTAAgttgtttaatttgtttttgaagatgaatTCTATAAGTAAAgtatgtttttgtttgtattgaTACCTAAATGAAAGTTCAGTTTCAtaatttggtgtatattattgtgaaatttttctgaaattattgtaagaaaTGTCCATATTTGTGCCActaatgttgtgtttaattatATAGTACTATCtccgttttttatattttttcatttaagaTATTTTTGAAAAGAGAAATTTGAATAAGGTAATTGAGTGGACCTAAATAAAGTCGGCCACCTATTAAGGTTTATTACCTGAGAGTCATGGATCGGATTATCGACTATCTAGCTAATTATCCATTAAAATTATGGCATTGTTACAACTCCAACTAGAGCCGTCTAAATTTGACCGAATTACCAAGAGTATGACTTGACTCGAATCGAATAAATCtgcatataataattaaaaattaaactagATCATCAAGattgtcatattttttttaatcaatcacTTTTactttggtataaattttttatgaaaatgtttTCAGTGTTTTATCTTATTCTTCTTAACACATTTTAATTCTCCTTTAATATTAATCACACAATTTAAATATgttctcaattttttttaatctttatgcAACATACaactataataattatttaggGACAAAAAGGAGTATAATTAGTGGATTATGGGTCATAATGCATCATCATTACATGAAGTTAAGCTAGGACCCAAAGCCATGACATCCATGAATGGGTGACACCCAATAATTATCAGTGTATCACTAAAGGCAAAAACTAATGCATTATTGGAATAAGTATGACATTTTCAActcaaaagaaataaagaatattGGTGTTGTCGAGAGAAAAATGTTATATTAACTCAATCTAGCTCAAATTAATTACGAacaattacctaaaataattcaacttttttatgattttttataataatttcacctattgattaaatATGATCGAATAATCTTAACCTTAAggagtatttgcctagagtaagtttgggtaacccgatgacctAACAtaataggtaattcaccaaaaagtaaactgaaaagtaatttaaaaatagagaaaaattttggaaattatcatcaaaagttttaaataattaaaaaatcagaaattttttaataacatcttttacaacattttattttaatttatctttttcttaaataaaacttgctataataAGTTATCCAGTTACCGGGTTTACTTTAGAAAAATACcctttaaagttgggattatttatggttaatcaataggtgggatgattgtaggaaaatcatgaaaaatttggattattataggttatttttccaattaattattataaatatataataactaCAATTTATcattcatttaatatttgtttttctatatgtataaaaaaaattaagtaggATATTGTCTGATTTGTGTCAATGTATAATATTaaatcaacttttcataatttttaatcatacataattaaagatatcaaAAAGTAGGTGCATTGAACATCATGAAATCATCATGTATATACTGCTAATTTGAACCAAAAAAAGTAAGTTATATATTAGACATTTTTcagaaaaaatttaaacaaaatatgcAACATGTTAAAATGTAGAAAAAATTGCAATCTAAATAGGGTTGTTCCTAATAATTACATGGTGCGTTTTTCTTCTAGATTAACAAAAAAGGTGTGTATTAGCACCTAGAATATTTGGATTTTAAGGTCGTGTTCTGGATTTATTGGATTTGGACTGAATTGATTTGAGTGTAAACAATGATTAAGTTGTGAGAGTGAAAATAAAGGAATTAAATTGaacatttaaaactaaaataaagtaCATAAGAATATCCATTATATTATGGGTTTATATTACGTGTAGAGATGATAATGAGTCGGATCTGTACGGGTTAAATCTAACTTATTAAGATTCAAGTTGGACGGTTAAAATCCAATTTAAAAACGTCTCACGATGAAAAGTCTAAAATAAGATCAATGGGTGAAAGTATATAGCTAACATTGTCAAATATGTTTATTTGACATAAAACTTGACAAGCAAAACTAATCAGTAATTATTTTAGTTGAAATAATTAGGCTTTAAAGAAAGGCATATGAGCAAAATTGCATGTCAAATAGCCTTTTTATGAGCTTTATATCATCCGGAttggatttgattttttttcatatagGTTTTGGTGTAAgtctaaaatagaaaatagacTTAGTTTACGATATTTTTAGTGTGAATAATTGTTTTAATCTTCTATTTATAAATCTTAATTCTTCACTATCCACTCCACTTAATTGCATTCTCTAACTTGCAATCCTTAAATTTAAGATTAGTGAAACCTATTTGGTTATTTAGTGTACACTAAGTTCATGTATGACTAACTCTAAGCCTTGAGCTATTGTTAAAACCATTAGCCACTTAATTACATTTTTTACTTGTCTCAAATGCAAAACTATAAAGTCTAtcctaaataaaaaataaggtcAACTTATCATCATGGATTAATATATGAGATGATTTTATGTGACGTAACCCATAAACAAGCTAAATAATACGGCTAATACAAAATACAAAGAAATTAGAATGTGAGattacacaaaaacttggacgagacgaTCTCATTATGAGATTGTCAATTTGAGCAGCccaattttatcaaatttgaccttaaggtatcaattttgaaaattgatacctttaaggtcaaaaataatatctttaagatcaaaattgaaaaataccc harbors:
- the LOC130801224 gene encoding pectinesterase inhibitor 9-like, whose protein sequence is MSKPLFNLFLLFSILSSTKANHHHPPPKTPSNFIYSSCLTTQYPPLCYHSLSSFDTKIGQSHRQLALTALAISLSKARSTSKFISQIKKIKGITQNELKGIKDCIDTMNNSVDQLEQSFEELANIGHTNGDDFMWHMSNVQTWVSAALTDQSTCFDGLNDGLMHSNGAKIKSSVQIRVNSVAQVTSNALALVNRYVTRYNNGHAHRGKNHP